Proteins encoded in a region of the Rickettsia tillamookensis genome:
- a CDS encoding pentapeptide repeat-containing protein produces MLKVISIITIYLLLSSCSESTRDANGLLTDNQSTVIRNYIISQNSKNLKVNLKEKFGSNLKGVKLIGVKLINEDLSGIDLTSCEILRADFAGSNLEKAILTNAIIQESNFADSVIKNISGYNSDFQGSIFNNITLQNTNFVQSNFSDTAFNKTTIINVNFENSKFSHVLWSNSTIDGVNFQKTNLKNNSFKNTNITNSIFYGTDLEKSVINNTNFTNNYFESSDLSQTKLTAVIIKDSNFTQSIFNEVNFNNVQSNNSFFSYASFQDSTLQNISLTKCDLQNSTISSSVLNHFKIDNAILNNMSLNDNKFNNLSIKNSNANFVRINKTKGSNITLDNISYTNNIFSNNDFKQFIVINTDLNSSEIINSNITNGQFNNVNFSKSLIQNVNFSDVKITLGNLNQVALINSNLTNTTVINSVLSNSQINNINYQAYSGFINTNVSNNIILNNDNSSKIPPNNIVINSVKDLQKITNLTNINLTNLDLSSLVFNGTDFSNSIFKNANLTNTVIKNSILKEANFSAAILTKTDFSNSILTDSIFKSAKIDQAGFSNSDLTNADFTEATIKDTSFDKAKTNGMKGVDNPN; encoded by the coding sequence ATGCTTAAAGTCATATCAATAATTACTATTTATTTGTTATTAAGCAGCTGCTCCGAATCTACTCGTGATGCGAATGGATTACTTACGGATAACCAAAGCACGGTAATTCGGAATTATATAATATCGCAAAATTCTAAAAACCTTAAAGTGAACCTTAAAGAGAAGTTCGGTTCAAATTTAAAAGGAGTCAAATTAATAGGAGTAAAGCTAATAAATGAAGATTTATCAGGAATAGATTTAACTTCCTGCGAAATATTACGTGCTGATTTTGCAGGTAGTAATTTAGAAAAAGCTATACTTACAAATGCTATAATTCAAGAAAGTAATTTTGCAGATTCAGTAATAAAAAATATTTCCGGGTATAATTCTGACTTTCAAGGTTCAATTTTTAACAATATAACATTACAAAATACAAATTTTGTTCAATCAAATTTTAGCGATACTGCTTTTAATAAAACTACTATAATAAATGTTAACTTTGAAAATTCTAAATTTAGTCATGTATTATGGAGCAATAGCACTATCGACGGTGTTAATTTTCAAAAAACTAACCTAAAGAATAATAGCTTTAAAAATACTAATATAACAAATTCAATATTTTACGGTACGGATTTAGAAAAAAGTGTAATAAATAATACCAATTTTACTAATAATTATTTTGAATCTAGCGACCTAAGTCAAACTAAATTAACAGCAGTAATAATTAAGGATTCTAACTTCACACAAAGTATTTTTAATGAAGTAAACTTTAATAACGTACAAAGTAATAACTCTTTCTTTTCATACGCTTCCTTTCAAGATTCAACATTACAGAATATTAGCCTTACTAAATGCGATTTACAAAATAGTACAATTAGTAGTTCAGTTTTAAATCATTTTAAAATCGATAATGCTATATTAAATAATATGAGTCTAAACGATAACAAATTTAATAATTTATCAATAAAAAATAGTAATGCTAATTTTGTAAGGATTAATAAAACTAAAGGCTCAAATATTACTTTAGATAATATAAGCTATACTAATAATATTTTTAGCAATAATGATTTTAAACAATTTATAGTGATTAATACTGACTTAAACAGCAGTGAAATAATAAACTCAAATATAACTAACGGACAATTTAATAATGTAAATTTTTCTAAATCTTTAATACAAAACGTAAATTTTTCAGATGTTAAAATTACTTTAGGTAATTTAAACCAAGTAGCTCTAATAAATTCTAATCTAACAAATACTACGGTTATTAACTCCGTCCTTTCTAATTCACAAATAAATAATATTAACTACCAAGCATATTCCGGTTTTATTAATACTAATGTTTCTAATAATATTATTTTAAATAACGATAATTCGAGCAAAATTCCACCAAATAATATAGTAATAAATTCGGTAAAAGATTTGCAAAAAATAACTAACTTAACAAATATAAATTTAACAAATCTTGACTTAAGTAGTTTAGTATTTAATGGAACAGATTTTTCAAATAGTATCTTTAAAAATGCTAATTTAACAAATACGGTAATAAAAAATTCTATTTTAAAAGAGGCTAATTTTTCTGCAGCAATACTTACTAAAACAGATTTTTCAAACTCAATATTAACAGATAGCATATTTAAATCAGCTAAAATTGATCAGGCGGGCTTTAGTAACTCTGACCTAACAAATGCCGATTTTACCGAAGCAACAATTAAAGATACTTCATTTGATAAGGCTAAGACAAACGGAATGAAAGGAGTGGATAATCCTAATTAA